One window of the Candidatus Sulfotelmatobacter sp. genome contains the following:
- a CDS encoding tetratricopeptide repeat protein, with protein MILGILLLALAAAPVSTRDSTSYPSAEALQRYTQGRLLEEEGDIDGALGEYYHVLTSDPRSLEAMRRISDLCAQRGDLNRSLEFAERALVVAPNDARSLWLKGSALFNLGRSTEALASLQKCVAADSEQAEYWRTLGRVAERENRLDLVEHAYEETVDLEDGDAEAWFQLAGARARLGDFAGADSALAQSKDLNPLRPGTDFLQAWIDEGLGNDDSAIEMYKHHLSVHPDDTATRQRLVSLLAGRQRWDEAYREAKRVREARPSDPEALETEADLAFHAGQPQAGEERLRALRALDSNDPQWVWRSAVVLSRHQRAAEGVRLAGDWEKAHPGDWRGPMLLARAESLNNDFDRALAHAREAVSLAPDSLAARVLLGRVSQQAKHWSEAAEVWEKLRQEHPDQPGILLDLAFCKEQMGDVDGSVAVARQALSMAPSQPDVLNFLGYLLADHNRDLAEASELIQKAVAQEPDNGAFIDSLGWVYYRLGRLKEAREQLERAVRLTGGDPVVREHLGDVYRDLKLPELAREQYRKSLASDSTNQRVRSKLEATR; from the coding sequence ATGATTCTCGGCATCCTTCTGCTGGCGCTGGCCGCCGCGCCGGTTTCCACCCGCGATTCGACCTCCTATCCGAGCGCCGAGGCGCTCCAGCGCTACACGCAGGGCCGCCTGCTCGAAGAAGAGGGCGACATCGACGGCGCGCTCGGCGAGTACTACCACGTGCTCACCAGCGATCCGCGTTCGCTCGAGGCGATGCGTCGGATCAGTGACTTGTGCGCCCAGCGAGGGGATCTCAACCGATCGCTTGAGTTCGCCGAGCGCGCGCTGGTGGTGGCGCCCAACGACGCTCGCTCGCTCTGGCTCAAGGGCTCTGCGCTATTCAATCTGGGTCGATCGACCGAGGCGCTGGCCTCCCTTCAGAAGTGCGTCGCCGCCGACTCGGAGCAGGCCGAGTACTGGCGCACGCTGGGCCGTGTCGCCGAGCGAGAGAATCGCCTCGATCTCGTGGAGCACGCTTACGAGGAAACCGTCGACCTCGAAGACGGCGACGCCGAGGCCTGGTTCCAGCTGGCCGGCGCGCGCGCCCGGCTCGGCGACTTCGCCGGCGCGGATTCGGCGCTCGCCCAGTCGAAGGACTTGAACCCGCTCCGGCCGGGAACCGACTTCCTGCAGGCCTGGATCGACGAGGGGCTGGGCAACGACGACAGCGCGATCGAGATGTACAAGCACCACCTCTCGGTGCACCCGGACGACACCGCGACGCGCCAGCGCCTGGTGTCGCTGCTCGCCGGTCGCCAGCGCTGGGACGAGGCCTATCGCGAGGCGAAGCGGGTGCGCGAGGCGCGGCCTTCCGACCCGGAGGCGCTCGAGACCGAGGCGGATCTGGCCTTTCACGCCGGCCAGCCACAGGCCGGCGAGGAACGGCTGCGCGCGCTGCGCGCGCTCGACTCCAACGATCCTCAATGGGTGTGGCGTTCGGCGGTCGTGCTGTCCCGGCACCAGCGCGCGGCCGAAGGCGTGAGGCTGGCCGGGGACTGGGAGAAGGCCCACCCCGGCGACTGGCGCGGCCCCATGCTCCTCGCACGGGCCGAATCACTCAACAATGACTTCGACCGGGCGCTGGCCCACGCTCGCGAGGCAGTCTCGCTCGCCCCCGACTCCCTGGCCGCACGGGTGCTGCTCGGGAGGGTCTCGCAGCAGGCCAAGCACTGGAGCGAGGCCGCCGAGGTCTGGGAGAAATTGCGCCAGGAGCACCCCGATCAGCCGGGGATCCTGCTCGATCTGGCCTTCTGCAAGGAGCAGATGGGGGATGTGGACGGGAGCGTCGCCGTGGCCCGGCAGGCCCTGTCCATGGCCCCGAGCCAGCCCGACGTGCTCAACTTCCTCGGCTACCTGCTCGCCGACCACAACCGGGATCTGGCCGAGGCCAGCGAGCTGATCCAGAAGGCCGTGGCCCAGGAGCCCGATAACGGGGCCTTCATCGACTCGCTGGGGTGGGTCTACTACCGGCTGGGAAGGCTCAAGGAGGCCCGGGAGCAGCTCGAGCGGGCGGTCCGGCTCACCGGCGGGGACCCGGTGGTGCGGGAGCACCTGGGGGACGTCTACCGGGACCTGAAGCTGCCCGAACTGGCCCGCGAGCAGTACCGGAAGAGCCTGGCTTCCGACAGCACCAACCAGCGGGTCCGTTCCAAATTGGAGGCCACCCGCTAG
- a CDS encoding sigma-70 family RNA polymerase sigma factor: MAPDRDPVPPPIVRLSDEDLMARVSEDEERAFTELVRRFQGRVINLISRVLNDRESADDLAQEVFVRVYVHRRNYRRGSKFSTWLFTIAANLAKNEIRRRVRKRHWFSLDALQDLLKDSAPILADPTEGSERSMEREQLQEAMARAIGTVPEKYRLAVVLRDLEGLPYEEIAQVLGIPGGTVRSRINRARTMLKRKLQPLLRDEGDS; the protein is encoded by the coding sequence GTGGCGCCTGATCGCGATCCGGTTCCTCCTCCCATTGTCCGCCTCTCGGACGAAGACCTGATGGCCCGGGTCTCCGAGGACGAGGAGCGGGCATTCACGGAGCTGGTCCGGCGCTTTCAAGGCCGCGTGATCAATCTCATCAGCAGGGTCCTGAACGACCGGGAGAGCGCGGACGACCTCGCGCAGGAAGTCTTCGTCCGGGTTTACGTGCACCGGCGAAACTACCGGCGAGGCTCGAAGTTCTCCACCTGGCTGTTCACGATCGCGGCGAACCTGGCCAAGAACGAGATCCGGCGACGGGTCCGCAAACGGCACTGGTTCAGCCTCGACGCCCTGCAGGATCTGCTCAAGGACAGCGCGCCGATTCTCGCCGACCCGACGGAGGGTTCGGAGCGCTCGATGGAACGCGAGCAGCTGCAGGAGGCGATGGCGCGCGCGATCGGCACCGTCCCTGAGAAGTACCGACTGGCCGTGGTTTTGAGAGATCTCGAAGGACTTCCGTACGAGGAGATCGCACAAGTGCTCGGCATCCCCGGCGGGACGGTGCGTTCGCGCATCAACCGGGCCCGGACCATGCTGAAGCGCAAGCTCCAACCGCTACTGCGCGACGAAGGCGACTCATGA
- a CDS encoding anti-sigma factor, whose protein sequence is MNCTHARRLFAAFWDDETTQAEREWLEGHFASCPACRRDYEQYARTLELLGSLPRIEASPDLAERALQRARRSETAPDRLPQLRPQWVPITAGAAAVLLLTLTVLGPWLSGSRSPRVAQRAPVGQSVTEPVLVHSPAAPSHGAARAIDSRLPANLAANAPLPDSLFDHSADVEFILDPVTLHRGRASVTHSSGATQGERAVITF, encoded by the coding sequence ATGAACTGCACCCATGCCCGCAGGTTGTTCGCAGCCTTCTGGGACGACGAAACGACGCAAGCCGAGCGCGAATGGCTCGAGGGACACTTCGCCTCCTGCCCGGCGTGCCGGCGCGACTACGAGCAGTACGCCCGAACCCTCGAGCTGCTGGGATCGCTCCCGCGCATCGAGGCCTCACCCGATCTGGCCGAGCGCGCCCTGCAACGGGCGAGACGGTCGGAGACCGCTCCCGACCGACTCCCACAGCTCCGCCCGCAGTGGGTGCCGATCACGGCCGGAGCGGCTGCCGTGCTGCTGCTCACGCTGACGGTGCTGGGGCCGTGGCTGTCCGGCTCGCGCTCCCCACGGGTTGCCCAGCGTGCCCCCGTCGGTCAGTCGGTGACGGAGCCGGTCCTGGTCCATTCGCCGGCGGCCCCGTCGCACGGGGCGGCCCGTGCGATCGATTCGCGTCTGCCGGCCAATCTCGCCGCCAACGCGCCGCTGCCCGACAGCCTGTTCGACCATTCGGCCGACGTGGAATTCATCCTCGATCCGGTGACGCTCCATCGCGGGCGTGCCTCGGTGACTCACTCCTCCGGCGCCACTCAGGGCGAGAGGGCGGTCATCACTTTCTAG
- a CDS encoding S1C family serine protease has protein sequence MRFAGAGPRDQRYRALALVSLVALLCSATPAFPQSDLSALQTDVASMSKRVRGSVVVVVSLSNEEHRDHRTGRTVSGVHTRVGSGVAVEESAILTTASVVLRADRVVVRTANGLQLDASIAGVDPVFNVALLRVPGVRLPVLHLATERPPQIGDWVLTEGASYRFQLTESVGTINAFYSEPRLSLLQLSNTVSPGNSGGAAVNARGELIGIVQGELGSPDIGATSDGERRPTGMSFVLPVETLSRVYDALRRDGRVRHGYLGVTTSGASVPSETERGSQVPIGALVESVIPGGPAAKLGLQRGDLIVGFDGERVEYPGQLARWVAATPPGTAVGLVWVRQDLQKVGSALLGESPDVAPSWALTASAAATSSARSNSTSPDRISDLERQIQELNRQLEQLKGQSQAPRRE, from the coding sequence ATGAGATTCGCCGGAGCCGGGCCGCGGGACCAGCGCTACAGGGCGCTCGCCCTGGTCTCGCTCGTGGCGTTGCTGTGCTCCGCGACGCCTGCCTTTCCCCAGTCCGACCTCTCGGCGCTCCAGACCGACGTCGCGTCGATGTCGAAGCGGGTGCGCGGCTCGGTGGTCGTGGTGGTCTCGCTCAGCAACGAAGAGCATCGCGATCATCGGACCGGGAGAACCGTCTCGGGAGTTCACACCCGCGTCGGCTCGGGGGTCGCGGTCGAGGAGAGCGCGATCCTCACCACCGCCAGCGTTGTGCTGCGAGCCGACCGGGTGGTGGTGCGCACCGCCAACGGCCTGCAGCTCGACGCGAGCATCGCCGGCGTGGATCCGGTGTTCAACGTCGCGCTGTTGCGTGTGCCCGGGGTCCGCCTGCCCGTCCTGCACCTCGCGACCGAACGGCCCCCTCAAATCGGCGACTGGGTTCTGACGGAGGGCGCCTCCTACCGCTTCCAGCTCACCGAATCGGTGGGCACGATCAACGCGTTCTACAGCGAGCCGCGCCTTTCGCTGCTCCAGCTCTCGAACACGGTGTCGCCCGGCAACAGCGGCGGCGCGGCCGTCAATGCCCGCGGCGAGCTGATCGGCATCGTTCAGGGCGAGCTCGGCTCGCCCGATATCGGCGCCACTTCCGACGGCGAGCGCCGCCCGACCGGCATGAGCTTCGTGCTGCCGGTCGAGACCCTGTCGCGCGTCTACGACGCGCTGCGCCGCGACGGCCGCGTGCGCCACGGCTATCTCGGCGTCACCACCAGCGGCGCGTCGGTGCCGAGCGAGACCGAGCGCGGAAGCCAGGTGCCGATCGGCGCCCTGGTCGAGAGCGTGATTCCCGGTGGCCCGGCGGCGAAGCTCGGATTGCAGCGCGGCGATCTGATCGTCGGATTCGATGGCGAGCGCGTCGAGTATCCCGGCCAGCTGGCGCGATGGGTGGCCGCCACCCCGCCGGGAACCGCGGTGGGCCTGGTGTGGGTCCGCCAGGACCTGCAGAAGGTCGGAAGCGCGTTGCTCGGCGAATCGCCCGACGTGGCACCGAGCTGGGCGCTCACCGCATCCGCTGCCGCGACGTCGTCGGCGCGTTCCAACTCCACCTCCCCGGATCGCATCTCGGATCTCGAGCGCCAGATTCAGGAGCTCAACCGGCAGCTCGAGCAGCTCAAGGGTCAGAGTCAAGCTCCGCGCCGCGAGTGA
- the aroB gene encoding 3-dehydroquinate synthase has product MKEFGLLYPGASSRTRVRFDSGGLARVGAFARRITGARRALLVTDTRVGALYGRATRSSLRRAGIEVASFAIPAGERSKNADQLERLWRELARLEFSRADLVVALGGGVVGDLAGFAAASWLRGVPWIAVPTTLLAQVDSGVGGKTAIDLPEGKNLVGAFHQPAGVLIDAATLGTLPARQLRAGLAEVVKMGFAVDARLFRWCEAHRSALAGAEPAALARAGELAVRAKARIVLADEREAGARTALNFGHTLGHAIEAALGYRRLLHGEAIALGMRVAARLSVREVGLPDADRARLEALLDALALPSRLPPLRISRLERAMRVDKKRRGREVRWVLTPRLGFASVPRSIEGRRVKAALKEAGAGN; this is encoded by the coding sequence GTGAAAGAGTTCGGACTTCTCTATCCGGGAGCTTCGTCGCGCACTCGGGTCCGGTTCGACTCCGGCGGTCTCGCGCGCGTCGGAGCATTCGCCCGCCGGATCACCGGCGCGCGACGCGCGCTGCTCGTCACCGACACGCGGGTGGGCGCGCTCTACGGCCGCGCGACACGCTCCTCGCTGCGTCGCGCCGGGATCGAGGTCGCCTCGTTCGCCATTCCGGCCGGGGAGCGTTCGAAGAACGCGGATCAGCTCGAGCGACTCTGGCGTGAGCTCGCCAGGCTCGAGTTCAGCCGCGCGGACCTGGTGGTGGCGCTCGGTGGTGGCGTGGTCGGTGACCTCGCGGGATTCGCCGCGGCCAGCTGGTTGCGCGGCGTGCCGTGGATCGCCGTTCCCACCACGCTGCTCGCCCAGGTGGACAGCGGCGTCGGCGGCAAGACCGCCATCGACCTCCCGGAAGGCAAGAACCTGGTCGGCGCTTTCCACCAGCCGGCCGGAGTGCTGATCGACGCCGCGACGCTTGGCACCCTTCCGGCGCGGCAGCTTCGCGCGGGACTCGCCGAGGTCGTGAAGATGGGATTCGCAGTCGACGCCCGGTTGTTTCGATGGTGCGAAGCGCACCGTTCGGCGCTGGCGGGCGCCGAGCCCGCCGCCCTGGCCCGTGCCGGAGAGCTCGCGGTTCGGGCCAAGGCGCGCATCGTGCTCGCCGACGAGCGCGAGGCCGGGGCGCGGACCGCGCTCAACTTCGGCCACACGCTCGGCCACGCGATCGAGGCCGCGCTGGGATATCGAAGACTTCTCCACGGCGAGGCGATCGCACTGGGCATGCGGGTGGCCGCGCGGCTCTCGGTGCGCGAGGTCGGGCTGCCCGATGCGGATCGCGCCCGACTCGAAGCGTTGCTCGACGCGCTGGCGCTCCCGAGCCGGCTGCCGCCGCTTCGAATCTCGCGGCTCGAACGCGCGATGCGCGTCGACAAGAAAAGACGCGGTCGGGAAGTGCGCTGGGTATTGACGCCCCGATTGGGCTTTGCTAGCGTCCCGCGTTCAATTGAGGGCCGTCGGGTGAAGGCGGCCCTGAAGGAAGCCGGCGCCGGGAATTGA
- the aroQ gene encoding type II 3-dehydroquinate dehydratase — translation MRRILVLHGPNLQALGTREPEVYGAATLDQIDAGLRQLGSQLGCEVESLQSNHEGVLIDAIYLSLPALAGRSFDGIVLNPGGLTHTSVALRDAVAACAVPVVEVHLSNPQARESFRRQSLTAGKAVGVVQGFGADSYSLALRALAGVLDRAAIA, via the coding sequence ATGCGACGCATCCTGGTCCTGCACGGCCCCAACCTTCAGGCGCTCGGGACGCGTGAGCCCGAGGTGTACGGCGCCGCGACTCTCGACCAGATCGACGCGGGGCTGCGCCAGCTGGGAAGTCAGCTCGGTTGCGAGGTCGAATCCCTTCAGAGCAACCACGAGGGTGTGCTGATCGACGCGATCTACTTAAGCCTGCCCGCGCTCGCCGGGCGTTCCTTCGACGGCATCGTCCTGAACCCCGGCGGCCTCACACACACCAGCGTCGCGCTGCGCGACGCGGTGGCGGCGTGCGCGGTCCCGGTGGTCGAAGTCCATCTCTCGAACCCGCAGGCGCGCGAGAGCTTCCGCCGCCAATCGCTGACCGCCGGAAAAGCGGTGGGAGTGGTGCAGGGATTCGGCGCCGACAGCTACTCGCTGGCGCTTCGCGCTCTCGCCGGGGTCCTCGACCGTGCCGCGATCGCGTAG
- the accB gene encoding acetyl-CoA carboxylase biotin carboxyl carrier protein, which produces MKSASAGADNSGGAPSGRVPLADIRQLIRLVQRTGIGELEVTSGGRTIRISAAGVMRQAPSPGEAFAAAPTPSARSSSDAKAAETAVADKSVAITSPMVGTFYRAPAPDADPYVEVGDMVEVGQTVCIVEAMKLMNEIESEVRGRVVQILVENSHPVEFGQKLFLIEPA; this is translated from the coding sequence GTGAAGTCCGCCTCGGCGGGCGCCGATAACTCCGGCGGTGCGCCGTCCGGAAGGGTGCCGCTCGCGGACATCCGCCAGCTCATCCGTCTGGTTCAGCGCACCGGCATCGGCGAGCTCGAGGTCACCTCCGGCGGGCGCACCATTCGCATTTCGGCGGCAGGCGTGATGCGGCAGGCGCCGTCACCGGGGGAGGCCTTCGCGGCCGCGCCGACGCCGTCGGCACGATCGTCCTCGGACGCGAAGGCGGCCGAGACGGCGGTTGCCGACAAATCGGTGGCGATCACCTCTCCGATGGTGGGGACGTTCTATCGCGCGCCGGCGCCGGACGCCGATCCGTACGTCGAGGTGGGCGACATGGTCGAGGTGGGGCAGACGGTGTGCATCGTCGAGGCCATGAAGCTGATGAACGAGATCGAATCGGAAGTGCGCGGGCGGGTGGTCCAGATTCTGGTCGAGAACAGCCATCCGGTGGAGTTCGGTCAGAAGCTCTTCTTGATCGAGCCGGCCTGA
- a CDS encoding type IV pilus twitching motility protein PilT → MNIRTVLDKMIAARASDLHLKAGTPPVVRVDGVLYTLDEPPPSATELREVSNQLLNEEQRLYFSTHSEIDFAFGVSGLARFRANIFMQRGTPALALRHVPVEVPSIDDLTLPPVVRELAFSPRGLILVTGRTGSGKSTTLAAMIDSINKVTSRNVITVEDPIEFLHRDRLSYIHQREVGLDTRSFHDGLKYVLRQDPDIILVGEIRDLDTMSTALMAADTGHLVLSTLHTTDVMQTIQRIISFYPPHQHDEVRLSIATNLRAVISQRLIPRKDGAGRVPSAEIMVSTPTVREYIMDQEKTPLLRQVVAEGVTQYGMQTFDQSILSLLRDGVISEEEALRNSSNPNELSLKLKGISATSDRTWQAVDAAEESGGGFGASMGGSAPVGSQPPGQTGGGNRPGWMSQ, encoded by the coding sequence ATGAACATCCGCACCGTGCTCGATAAGATGATCGCCGCGCGAGCGAGCGACCTTCATCTCAAGGCGGGAACCCCGCCCGTGGTGCGCGTCGACGGCGTGCTCTACACGCTCGACGAGCCGCCGCCCAGCGCCACCGAGCTGCGCGAGGTGAGCAACCAGCTGCTCAACGAGGAGCAGCGCCTCTACTTCTCGACCCACAGCGAGATCGACTTCGCCTTCGGCGTGTCGGGGCTCGCCCGGTTCCGCGCCAACATCTTCATGCAGCGCGGCACCCCGGCGCTCGCCCTCCGGCACGTGCCGGTCGAGGTGCCGAGCATCGACGATCTCACGCTGCCTCCGGTGGTGCGCGAGCTGGCGTTCTCGCCGCGCGGACTGATCCTGGTGACCGGGCGTACCGGCTCGGGCAAGTCCACCACGCTCGCGGCGATGATCGATTCGATCAACAAGGTGACTTCGCGCAACGTGATCACCGTCGAGGACCCCATCGAGTTCCTTCACCGGGACCGGCTCTCGTACATCCACCAGCGCGAGGTCGGGCTGGACACCCGCTCGTTCCACGACGGCCTCAAGTACGTGCTGCGCCAGGACCCCGACATCATCCTGGTCGGCGAAATCCGCGACCTCGACACCATGAGCACCGCGCTGATGGCGGCCGACACCGGCCACCTGGTGCTGTCGACGCTGCACACCACCGACGTCATGCAGACCATCCAGCGCATCATCTCGTTCTATCCACCGCACCAGCACGACGAAGTGCGCCTCTCGATCGCCACCAACCTGCGCGCCGTCATCTCGCAGCGACTGATTCCGAGGAAAGACGGCGCAGGTCGCGTGCCCTCGGCCGAGATCATGGTCTCCACGCCCACGGTGCGCGAATACATCATGGACCAGGAAAAGACGCCGTTGCTCCGCCAGGTGGTGGCGGAGGGAGTGACTCAGTACGGCATGCAGACTTTCGATCAGTCGATCCTCAGCTTGCTGCGCGATGGCGTGATCTCCGAGGAGGAGGCCCTGCGGAACAGCTCCAACCCCAACGAACTGAGTCTCAAGCTCAAGGGAATCTCGGCGACCTCGGACCGCACCTGGCAGGCGGTGGATGCCGCGGAAGAGAGCGGCGGTGGCTTCGGGGCGAGCATGGGGGGCTCGGCGCCCGTCGGCTCGCAGCCGCCCGGGCAGACCGGTGGAGGCAATCGTCCCGGCTGGATGAGCCAGTAG
- the accC gene encoding acetyl-CoA carboxylase biotin carboxylase subunit: MFRKVLVANRGEIALRIIRACRELNIATVAVFSEADRDSLHVRLADESVCIGPPPPAQSYNYIARLISAAEVTGVDAIHPGYGFLSENAHFAEVCASCGFRFIGPTPEMIRKMGDKAVARRTMKDAGLPVVPGSEGVLDDADSALELARQIGFPVIIKAAAGGGGRGMRVAHDEKQLRAGFGIAQAEAGAAFNNSAVYLEKYIGRPRHIEFQLFGDTHGTLVHLGERECSVQRNHQKLIEESPSPFLSSEQRRKVGSMAVRGAQSIGYVNAGTMEFLFDQDGSFYFMEMNTRIQVEHPVTEEVTKLDLVKEQILVAAGEKLSFTQEQIEWTGHAIECRINAEDFEHGFRPSPGKITYFYKPGGPGLRVDSHVYAGYSVPPYYDSMIGKLIAYGKDRREALRRMEIALEEMIVEGIKTTIPFHLIALRDERFRRGDLDTHFVEKLLANREPVAAR; this comes from the coding sequence ATGTTCCGCAAGGTCCTGGTGGCCAATCGTGGCGAAATCGCATTGCGGATCATCCGCGCGTGCCGCGAGCTCAACATCGCCACCGTGGCGGTGTTCAGCGAAGCCGACCGGGACAGCCTGCACGTCCGACTCGCCGACGAGTCGGTGTGCATCGGCCCGCCGCCCCCCGCCCAGTCCTACAACTACATCGCGCGACTGATCTCCGCCGCGGAAGTGACCGGCGTGGACGCCATCCACCCCGGCTACGGTTTCCTGTCCGAGAACGCCCATTTCGCCGAGGTTTGTGCCTCGTGCGGGTTCCGCTTCATCGGCCCGACCCCCGAGATGATCCGCAAGATGGGCGACAAGGCGGTCGCGCGGCGGACCATGAAGGACGCCGGGCTCCCGGTGGTTCCCGGCAGCGAAGGCGTGCTGGACGACGCCGACTCGGCGCTCGAGCTGGCCCGGCAGATCGGATTTCCGGTCATCATCAAGGCGGCGGCCGGCGGCGGCGGTCGCGGCATGCGCGTGGCTCACGACGAGAAACAATTGCGCGCCGGGTTTGGCATCGCCCAGGCCGAGGCCGGCGCAGCCTTCAACAACAGCGCGGTCTATCTCGAGAAATACATCGGCCGGCCGCGCCATATCGAGTTCCAGCTGTTCGGCGACACCCACGGCACCCTGGTTCATCTCGGCGAGCGTGAATGCTCGGTGCAGCGCAATCACCAGAAGCTCATCGAGGAATCGCCGAGTCCATTCCTGAGTTCGGAGCAGCGGCGCAAGGTGGGCTCGATGGCGGTGCGGGGCGCGCAATCCATCGGCTATGTGAACGCCGGCACCATGGAATTCCTGTTCGATCAGGACGGCTCGTTCTACTTCATGGAAATGAACACGCGCATTCAGGTGGAGCATCCGGTGACCGAGGAGGTCACCAAGCTCGACCTGGTGAAGGAGCAGATCCTGGTGGCGGCGGGAGAGAAGCTCTCGTTCACTCAGGAGCAGATCGAGTGGACCGGCCACGCCATCGAGTGCCGCATCAATGCCGAGGATTTCGAGCACGGTTTCCGGCCGAGCCCCGGCAAGATCACCTACTTCTACAAGCCCGGCGGCCCGGGCCTGCGGGTGGACAGCCACGTCTACGCCGGCTACTCGGTTCCTCCCTATTACGACTCGATGATCGGCAAGCTGATCGCCTACGGCAAGGACCGGCGCGAAGCGCTTCGGCGCATGGAGATCGCCCTCGAGGAAATGATCGTCGAGGGCATCAAGACCACGATTCCCTTCCACCTGATCGCACTGCGCGACGAGCGGTTCCGGCGCGGCGACCTCGACACCCACTTCGTCGAGAAGCTGCTCGCGAATCGCGAGCCGGTCGCCGCCCGCTGA